The Henckelia pumila isolate YLH828 chromosome 2, ASM3356847v2, whole genome shotgun sequence genome includes a window with the following:
- the LOC140877833 gene encoding uncharacterized protein, giving the protein MKKYILVAVDYVSKWVETEACATTDAHVVLNFLKKNIFNRFGTPRAIISDGGSHLCNKVFEKRLEKYGVMHKVSSPYHTQTSRQVEESNRESKEVKTVNTSKKDWCIRLDDALWAYHTAFVISQPEIYVLNITMTAQFIRQDLQMATTEDQYDPPPSTVQFPETDQFNPTFALIQVEPAPA; this is encoded by the exons atgaaaaaatacattttggttGCGGTTGACTATGTTTCGAAATGGGTAGAGACAGAGGCTTGTGCAACTACTGATGCTCATGTggtattgaattttttgaagaaaaatatttttaatcgatTTGGCACACCACGAGCAATCATTAGTGACGGAGGTTCACATTTGTGCAATAAAGTATTTGAAAAACGTTTGGAAAAGTATGGTGTCATGCACAAGGTCTCCAGCCCTTACCATACCCAAACGAGTAGGCAAGTGGAGGAGTCCAACCGTGAATCAAAAGAAGTAAAGACAGTCAATACAAGTAAGAAAGACTGGTGTATCAGATTAGATGATGCTCTATGGGCATATCACACTGCCT TTGTCATAAGTCAGCCTgaaatatatgttttaaatattacCATGACTGCTCAATTCATACGTCAAGATCTACAAATGGCCACAACTGAAGATCAATATGATCCACCTCCTTCCACGGTTCAGTTCCCAGAGACCGACCAATTTAATCCAACTTTTGCTcttattcaagttgaaccagctcCAGCTTAA